From Miscanthus floridulus cultivar M001 chromosome 15, ASM1932011v1, whole genome shotgun sequence, the proteins below share one genomic window:
- the LOC136507267 gene encoding uncharacterized protein produces the protein MCLTKVLMDGGSGLNILYVDTLDAMHIPWSELHPVISPFHGVILRTQAYPLGQINLPVTFGNQANFRSEVLTFEVVDFLRSYHAILGQPCYAKFMAIPNYTYLKLKMLGPNDVITMG, from the coding sequence atgtgcctcaccaaggtgctgatggacggaggcagtggcctcaacatcctctatgtcgacaccctcgacgccatgcacatcccctggTCGGAACTCCACCCAGTGatctctcccttccatggtgtaATCCTGAGGACTCAGGCATACCCACTAGGGCAAATCAACCTGCCCGTCACGTTTGGCAaccaagccaacttccgctcggaggtgcttacctttgaagtggtggacttcctgaggtcctaccacgccatcttggggcagccatgctatgccaagttcatggcgatccccaactacacctacctgaagttaAAGATGCTGGGACCGAACGACGTCATCACCATGGGGTAG